A segment of the Thermomicrobiales bacterium genome:
GCTCGGCGTGCGCAGGATCTTCCAGCTCATCCAGAGATCGCCGATCGCGCCGGCAGCGTTGATCACGGCGAAAAAGATCGCAGCATTCGCGACACTCTCCCAGCGTGCGGCGACCAGCACCGACAAGATCGACAGCACGATCAGCGGCGCGATGCCAACCGTGAGGTACTGCCACTTGCGCAGCGGCTCAGGGAACGTCGTATAGGCGAAGCCGGGGCCGATACCGTAGGACGGCGTCGCGCCAACCAGCATCCCGGCGATGCCGTGTACGGCTTCGTGCAGAACGGGCACGAGCACGAGCGCAATGAGCGCACCGACAAATAGCGTCGTCAGGTTGATCTCAAAGGAGGAAGATGACGGCCCACCGGCGAGGCTGACCAGTGCAACGAAGATGAACCACCAAAGGGGTATGAGGACGAACCCAATGATCGTCAGCGCACCCATGCCGAGCTGCTCGCGGTGGAGCTGCACGTACCCCGGCAGCTCGGGTGCCTCGGTGCGTGGCGGGTCACCAATCCACGGACGGATTCCGGCTCGCGCCTCATCGCGTTTCACAGATTGCTCCTCCGCGCCAACGACTACGTTCCCAAACGTCCCGCAATCGTAGCAGTCA
Coding sequences within it:
- a CDS encoding DUF3267 domain-containing protein encodes the protein MKRDEARAGIRPWIGDPPRTEAPELPGYVQLHREQLGMGALTIIGFVLIPLWWFIFVALVSLAGGPSSSSFEINLTTLFVGALIALVLVPVLHEAVHGIAGMLVGATPSYGIGPGFAYTTFPEPLRKWQYLTVGIAPLIVLSILSVLVAARWESVANAAIFFAVINAAGAIGDLWMSWKILRTPS